The Bdellovibrio bacteriovorus DNA window CATGGTGAAAGCAGTGGGGTGGATATCGCCGTCGCTTTATCGGGCGAGGGTTTATACTTCGTGCGAAATGGGGAACGCAAGCCATTGTCTACTTCGTGGAAACCGCATTGGTATATTTCCTATTCGGGCAAACGTGGCGTCACGGTGGATGCTGTTAATAAAGTTAAAGATCTTCTTTTGCAGAATCCTGAGGTCGGAGAAAAAATCGATAAGCAAATGGCGGAAGCCGTGGCAATCGCAGAAAAAGCATTAAAGCTTGATAGGCAAGAGGGGCTTCCTCTTCTGGCAAAAGCCATTGAAGAAGGCGGAGAATGTTTTGAGCAGTGGGGCTTGAATGAAGGGGCTCCAGGCAAGCACATACAATGGCTTAAAGAAAAAGGTGCTCTTGCTGTGAAACCGACCGGTTCTGGTGGTGGCGGCTATGTACTGTCATTGTGGGATAAAGTTCCATCTGAAGACGTCCTTGAAAAATTGATTCCTTGTTAATAGACGACAGACTTCTGCAAAACAGAAGTCTGTTCCTTTGTTGCGCTGACGAAGTTTCTCTCGTACCCTCAAGAAATGTTAGCGATCCAAAAAGATATTCTTAAGAAAAGAAAACCAGCCCGCGCGAAAACGCTGCAGCGTTTTTTTAAGACGGGACCTGGCGACTATGCGGAAGGGGATATCTTCTTAGGTTTGACTGTTCCGGAAAGCCGGTTGATCGCTAAGAAGTATAAGGATCTGCCACTGAAAGAAGTCAGCGTTCTTGTTAAATCCCCGCATCATGAAGAGCGCCTGATTGGACTTTTGATTTTGGTAAGTCAATTCTCGAAAAGTTCTGAAGAAGTGCAAGAAAAGATCTATAAGTTTTATCTAAAGCACACGAAATATATCAATAATTGGGACCTCGTTGATTCTTCGGCAGAATACATCGTCGGCGCTTTTCTGTATAATCGCGATCGCAAGATTTTGCAGAAGTTAGCAAAATCAAAAAGCCTTTGGGAGCGCCGGATTGCCATGCTCTCCACGTTTCATTTCATCAAAAAAGGCGAATTGAAGGACACCTTCAAAATCGCTGAAATTCTAATGAAGGACCGTCACGACCTTATTCACAAAGCCAGCGGCTGGATGTTGCGAGAAGCTGGGAAAAGAGTGAGTGAAAAAGACCTTCGCCAGTTCCTGGATCGCTATGCTGCTCAAATGCCTCGAACCATGCTTCGTTACGCCATCGAACGGCTGCCCAAAGAAGATCGTCTTCGTTATTTGTCTCTCAAATCTAATTAATGAAGTTTAGCGATGCTCACAGGGTGTCATCGATCCCTTTTTTTGGTGACCCGGCCTCAGAGCTGAAATAGCTCCTTCTTTCAGAGGGGGCTTTATGAAGATTTTCTTAATCACCATTCTGTTGGCGACACAGTCTTGGGCTTTGACGAATGCGGTTCCTGCGGAAACACCCGAACTTGAATCCGTCGTTTTCTTTAGCGCCTTGGGATATGATCCTGAAAGCAAAGACACTGTTCCTGGAATGTGTAACGGAAATCTTTTGTCGGACCGGGTGATGGTGACCGCCGCCCACTGCGTTTATCAATCCGAAGTTTTAAAGTCCTGGGAAATCGATATTCAAGTCGGTGAGTACATCTATCGCAAAGCTCCGACGGGCGAAACTCGCCGCATCGGCTATATGACAAAGTATCGTGAGACCGTAAAGGCGCGATTTGTTTACGCCGCCGATTTAAAACGCCGTCTAGATTCTCAAGGTCTTCGTCTGCGTATCGGTCCTGCAGAAGACATCGCCATTGTTATTTTTGAAAAGCCGTTAGCACTGAAAGTAGACTTTCAATTCACTCAAATTGTTGCTCAGAAGGAGTTACCGTCGATTCACTCGCAGTTGATCAATTACTGGCCGACAGTTGTTACGATCAATCCCATCGAAGAAATCGCAACGACGGACACAAAAAGAATGGCACGATTAGATCGTATTACAAAAAGCTCTAGCACTTACGAATCTAAATCCACGTCGCGCGTACAGCCCGGTGACAGTGGGGCACCTCTATTTGCCAGAGTCGGGACTCAATGGAAGCAAATCGGTGTGACCAAAGGCCGTGCTGAGACTCTGTTTTCAAATTGGGACGTCTATGGAGTTTTAGACCAAAAGATCTGTCAGATGGCCCAACAGATCCCTGAAGCTGAAATCAAAAGTTTACTGTGTAAATAAGCTGCCTTCAAACGCAGCTTATTTCTGAGAAACAGAATAGCTGAATAGAGCAATACTGGCAGCCACGGTCGCATTCAAGGATTCCACGCTTTGCGTAGCGACTGACAAGCGCTTTAAACCTTTAAGGCCACTAAACCCAGGTCCCTCTTCACCAATAGCTAAGCGGATGTTTTTGGGCCATTTGAAAGTAGCGACATTTTCGCCTTTCATATCTAAAGCGTACACATCTTCGTTGCCGGCAACAAAGTCCGTGAATTTGCCAATGCGATAAAGCGGCAACTTTAAAAGAGCTCCGGCCGAGGATTTAATCGCCTTCGGATGGAACGGGTTGCAACTTTCTTCCGTCAGAATCATTTTGCTCGCACCAAAAGCTAAAGCCGAGCGCGCCAAAGCCCCAAGATTCGAAGGATCTCCCAATGGAGAAAGCACTTCCAAACCTTGAGTTTTTTCTGCCGACAACGCCGGAATTTCTTTCGGCTCTAAAACTAAGAGATTGTAATGGGTGCCAATGACATCGACTTCGTTAAACAGAGCTTTCGGAAGCTTAAAAACAGGGATGCGCTGGCCTTTTAAGGAGGCTGCCGTCATCGTCAAAGATTTAAGATCTTCATGAACCAACTCCGCTTTCACTTTGAAATTTGGATTTTCTAAAAACTCACCAATAAGCTTTTCTCCCATCAGGATGAACTCTTGGTGTTTTTTGATTCCGCGGGCGGAAGCTAAATCCACCCAGCGGCGAAAGTGGTCGTTGCTTTTTGAGCTGATCTCAATCACGG harbors:
- a CDS encoding mevalonate kinase family protein, with the protein product MSIDFTCKSFGKWILAGEHAVLRGVPALVFPIQSRNLELSYARTESALELRLVGDHGKDLQLLVWGVLEKACELKKISRQDLKGILLLESSIPVGAGMGASAALCVALTRWLGYLGYVQENEYYEFARDLENLFHGESSGVDIAVALSGEGLYFVRNGERKPLSTSWKPHWYISYSGKRGVTVDAVNKVKDLLLQNPEVGEKIDKQMAEAVAIAEKALKLDRQEGLPLLAKAIEEGGECFEQWGLNEGAPGKHIQWLKEKGALAVKPTGSGGGGYVLSLWDKVPSEDVLEKLIPC
- a CDS encoding DNA alkylation repair protein, translated to MLAIQKDILKKRKPARAKTLQRFFKTGPGDYAEGDIFLGLTVPESRLIAKKYKDLPLKEVSVLVKSPHHEERLIGLLILVSQFSKSSEEVQEKIYKFYLKHTKYINNWDLVDSSAEYIVGAFLYNRDRKILQKLAKSKSLWERRIAMLSTFHFIKKGELKDTFKIAEILMKDRHDLIHKASGWMLREAGKRVSEKDLRQFLDRYAAQMPRTMLRYAIERLPKEDRLRYLSLKSN
- a CDS encoding trypsin-like serine peptidase, with product MKIFLITILLATQSWALTNAVPAETPELESVVFFSALGYDPESKDTVPGMCNGNLLSDRVMVTAAHCVYQSEVLKSWEIDIQVGEYIYRKAPTGETRRIGYMTKYRETVKARFVYAADLKRRLDSQGLRLRIGPAEDIAIVIFEKPLALKVDFQFTQIVAQKELPSIHSQLINYWPTVVTINPIEEIATTDTKRMARLDRITKSSSTYESKSTSRVQPGDSGAPLFARVGTQWKQIGVTKGRAETLFSNWDVYGVLDQKICQMAQQIPEAEIKSLLCK
- a CDS encoding TrmH family RNA methyltransferase, with product MIEISSKSNDHFRRWVDLASARGIKKHQEFILMGEKLIGEFLENPNFKVKAELVHEDLKSLTMTAASLKGQRIPVFKLPKALFNEVDVIGTHYNLLVLEPKEIPALSAEKTQGLEVLSPLGDPSNLGALARSALAFGASKMILTEESCNPFHPKAIKSSAGALLKLPLYRIGKFTDFVAGNEDVYALDMKGENVATFKWPKNIRLAIGEEGPGFSGLKGLKRLSVATQSVESLNATVAASIALFSYSVSQK